A genomic region of Oryza glaberrima chromosome 1, OglaRS2, whole genome shotgun sequence contains the following coding sequences:
- the LOC127783981 gene encoding uncharacterized protein LOC127783981: MEEAGERDADETHAWSGTASPAALWKTVASLAAMLKLALAMISAAFRTTPFSMSMQLCPNATMSLHSPSIFDVVSSITPIMSCIISNRRKKKRKGKGKVLGLTPTCGWSCCTPVPASLHSPSPPTLTSASNSNSNPMDSIRRRSAGGILGILFLVLLRWAGAGDPYAYYEWEVSYVWGAPLGGVKKQEAIGINGQLPGPALNVTTNWNLVVNVRNGLDEPLLLTWHGVQQRKSPWQDGVGGTNCGIPPGWNWTYQFQVKDQVGSFFYAPSTALHRAAGGYGAITINNRDVIPLPFPLPDGGDITLFLADWYARDHRALRRALDAGDPLGPPDGVLINALGPYRYNDTLVPPGVTYERINVDPGRTYRLRVHNVGVATSLNFRIQGHNLLLVEAEGSYTSQQNYTNMDIHVGQSYSFLLTMDQNASTDYYVVASARFVPDADKLTGVAILHYSNSQGPPSGPLPDAPDDQYDTAFSINQARSIRWNVTASGARPNPQGSFHYGDITVTDVYLLQSMPPELIDGQMRATLNGISYIAPSTPLMLAQLFNVPGVYKLDFPNRPMNRLPKLDTSIINGTYKGFMEIIFQNNATSVQSYHLDGYAFFVVGMDYGLWTDNSRGTYNKWDGVARSTIQVFPGAWTAVLVFLDNAGIWNLRVENLDAWYLGQEVYISVVNPEDSSNKTVLPLPDNAIFCGVLSSLQKFTGHDPTGNKRLFRARFWVSRLDCIYDTTHWADDQQVLRKRKTELGGTCSVASLILFVGLVTVLLYQAIQRRNIEVHRVKPANAPDLLSFVNDIEFHITTISSMSCSQLVAPSTIAMGTPGSMDFRLLPLSTLLTYNCQNTSQGPSVSLKCNGCRIPPRDHYVSWQFIDLPRQPAAAVGFQFNLTAKQHGDDKHVSFVSGTINSDNFTDDKLKTFRGRDSNVLKIQLFPQTYINHHNLKLLQPLVQDFTQGSTFSDVRNLNASLQNPMDGIINTTLYISYLSNYIVEISNENVLGPVSILASIGGLYAFSVAIFLCLMAQCEARIKKLRDEDSRMLKILRKRRAQQNWDKVRKFVMYTWGPSNLDPSDRSGKWPESSVMDSLHGSFHKKRKPIRRATSNGNKPKRNPADAGVIDIERVGEMQESSSSRQA; this comes from the exons ATGGAGGAGGCTGGCGAGCGGGACGCTGACGAGACGCACGCGTGGAGCGGAACAGCATCGCCTGCAGCTTTGTGGAAGACCGTGGCGTCGTTGGCGGCGATGCTGAAGCTGGCCTTGGCGATGATCTCGGCGGCGTTCCGGACAACGCCCTTCTCGATGTCGATGCAGCTGTGTCCCAACGCCACTATGTCGCTCCACTCGCCGAGCATCTTCGACGTCGTCTCCTCCATCACGCCGATCATGTCCTGCATCATCAGCAACAG aagaaaaaagaaaagaaaaggaaaaggaaaagttCTGGGACTCACTCCTACTTGTGGGTGGTCGTGCTGTACTCCAGTCCCCGCTTCACTCCACTCGCCGTCACCCCCCACCTTGACCTCCGCTTCGAATTCGAATTCGAATCCGATGGATTCGATTCGCCGTCGATCTGCCGGAGGCATCCTCGGCATCCTCTTTCTGGTGCTGCTCCggtgggcgggggcgggggatccctatgcctactacgaGTGGGAGGTGTCGTACGTGTGGGGTGCGCCGCTGGGCGGAGTGAAGAAGCAGGAGGCGATTGGCATCAACGGGCAGCTGCCGGGGCCGGCGCTGAACGTGACGACCAACTGGAACCTGGTGGTGAACGTGAGGAACGGCCTGGACGAGCCGCTGCTGCTGACGTGGCACGGGGTGCAGCAGCGCAAGAGCCCCTGGCAGGACGGCGTGGGCGGCACAAACTGCGGCATCCCGCCGGGGTGGAACTGGACGTACCAGTTCCAGGTGAAGGACCAGGTCGGCAGCTTCTTCTACGCCCCCTCCaccgccctccaccgcgccgccggcggctacgGCGCCATCACCATCAACAACCGCGACGTCATCCCCTTGCCCTTCCCCCTCCCCGACGGCGGTGACATCACCCTCTTCCTCGCCGACTGGTACGCCAGGGACCACAGGGCCCTGCGCCGCgccctcgacgccggcgacccCCTCGGCCCCCCCGACGGGGTGCTCATCAACGCCCTCGGCCCCTACCGCTACAACGACACCCTCGTCCCGCCGGGCGTCACCTACGAGCGCATCAATGTCGACCCGGGGAGGACCTACCGCCTGCGCGTCCACAACGTCGGCGTCGCCACCAGCCTCAATTTCAGAATCCAGGGCCACAACCTGCTGCTCGTCGAGGCCGAGGGCTCCTACACTTCACAGCAGAACTACACCAACATGGACATCCATGTCGGCCAGTCCTACTCCTTCCTCCTCACCATGGACCAGAACGCCTCCACCGACTACTACGTCGTCGCCAGCGCCCGCTTCGTCCCCGACGCCGACAAGCTCACCGGCGTCGCCATCCTCCACTACTCCAACTCCCAGGGCCCGCCCTCTGGCCCTCTCCCTGATGCCCCAGATGACCAGTACGACACCGCTTTCTCCATCAACCAAGCAAGATCAATCAG aTGGAATGTTACAGCCAGTGGTGCCCGCCCCAATCCGCAGGGCTCATTCCATTACGGCGACATTACCGTCACCGATGTGTACCTGCTGCAGAGCATGCCACCGGAGCTCATAGACGGCCAGATGCGTGCTACTCTCAATGGAATTTCTTATATTGCTCCATCGACTCCTTTGATGCTCGCTCAGCTCTTTAATGTCCCGGGAGTCTACAAACTGGATTTTCCTAATCGTCCTATGAACAGGCTACCAAAGCTTGACACCTCCATTATCAATGGCACCTACAAAGGCTTTATGGAGATCATATTCCAAAACAACGCCACATCCGTGCAGAGCTACCACTTGGATGGATATGCATTCTTTGTTGTTGG GATGGACTATGGACTGTGGACAGACAACAGCCGCGGTACATACAACAAATGGGATGGCGTTGCACGCTCCACAATTCAG GTATTCCCTGGCGCTTGGACGGCTGTCCTTGTCTTTCTTGACAATGCGGGTATATGGAATCTGCGGGTGGAGAACCTGGACGCCTGGTACCTGGGGCAAGAAGTGTACATCAGTGTGGTTAACCCGGAGGATAGCAGCAACAAGACCGTGCTTCCTCTTCCCGACAACGCGATTTTCTGTGGTGTGCTGTCAAGTTTACAAAA GTTCACCGGACACGACCCCACCGGCAACAAGAGGCTCTTCCGCGCGCGCTTCTGGGTCAGCCGCCTCGACTGCATCTACGACACCACCCACTGGGcg GATGACCAGCAAGTActgaggaaaagaaaaacagagttgGGTGGTACGTGCTCAGTAGCTAGCCTGATACTCTTCGTTGGATTAGTCACTGT GCTGCTGTACCAAGCCATCCAAAGACGCAACATTGAAGTGCATCGGGTCAAACCAGCCAATGCTCCTGATTTGTTGTCTTTTGTCAACGATATCGAGTTCCACATAACCACCATCTCTAGCATGTCTTGCTCTCAGTTGGTTGCCCCTTCTACAATTGCAATGGGAACACCTGGATCTATGGACTTCAGGCTGCTGCCTTTGTCAACATTGTTGACATACAATTGCCAGAACACGAGCCAGGGGCCATCTGTTTCACTCAAGTGCAATGGCTGCAGAATCCCGCCAAGAGACCACTACGTATCCTGGCAATTTATTGACCTGCCAAGGCAACCAGCTGCCGCTGTTGGCTTCCAGTTTAATCTCACTGCGAAGCAACATGGAGATGACAAACATGTGAGCTTTGTCAGTGGAACTATAAACTCCGACAATTTTACTGATGACAAGCTGAAGACATTCAGAGGGAGAGATTCCAATGTGCTCAAGATTCAATTGTTCCCTCAAACATACATCAATCATCACAATTTGAAGCTTCTGCAACCTCTGGTTCAGGACTTCACTCAAGGTTCTACCTTTTCAGATGTTAGAAACTTGAATGCTTCCTTGCAAAACCCTATGGATGGAATAATAAATACTACACTCTACATAAGCTATCTTTCCAACTACATTGTGGAGATTAGCAACGAAAATGTGCTAGGCCCAG TCAGTATACTTGCAAGTATTGGTGGCCTTTATGCCTTCAGTGTGGCAATATTTCTTTGCCTTATGGCTCAA TGTGAAGCTAGGATAAAAAAGCTTCGAGACGAGGATTCCAGAATGCTAAAAATACTGAGGAAAAGACGTGCTCAACAGAATTGGGATAAG GTGAGGAAGTTTGTCATGTATACCTGGGGCCCTAGCAACTTGGATCCAAGTGATAGAAGTGGCAAATGGCCTGAAAGTTCAGTGATGGATTCTCTCCATGGATCCTTccacaagaaaagaaaaccgaTTAGACGAGCAACCTCGAATGGTAACAAACCTAAGAGAAATCCTGCTGACGCG GGAGTTATTGACATCGAAAGAGTTGGGGAAATGCAGGAGTCGAGTAGTTCTAGACAGGCTTAA
- the LOC127782118 gene encoding 40S ribosomal protein S5-like — translation MAVVEQPQQQVVKLFNCWSFEDVQVNDISLADYLAVSSTKHATYLPHTAGRYSAKRFRKAQCPLVERLTNSLMMHGRNNGKKIMAVRIVKHAMEIIHLLTDANPIQVIVDAIINSGPREDATRIGSAGAVRRQAVDISPLRRVNQAIYLLTTGARESAFRNIKTIAECLADELINAAKGSSNSYAIKKKDEIERVAKANR, via the exons atggcggtggtcgagcagccgcagcagcaggtggtgaAGCTCTTCAACTGCTGGTCCTTCGAAGACGTTCAG GTGAACGACATATCCCTCGCCGACTACCTCGCGGTGTCCTCGACGAAGCACGCCACCTACCTGCCGCACACGGCTGGCCGCTACTCGGCGAAGCGCTTCCGCAAGGCGCAGTGCCCCCTCGTGGAGCGCCTCACCAACTCCCTCATGATGCACGGCCGCAACAACGGCAAGAAGATCATGGCTGTCCGCATCGTCAAGCACGCCATGGAGATCATCCACCTCCTCACCGACGCCAACCCCATCCAGGTCATCGTAGATGCCATCATCAACAG CGGCCCGCGTGAGGACGCAACCCGTATCGGCTCTGCTGGCGCTGTGAGGAGGCAGGCTGTGGATATCTCTCCCTTGAGGAGGGTCAACCAGGCAATCTACCTCCTCACCACTGGCGCCAGGGAGAGTGCCTTTAGGAACATCAAGACCATTGCTGAGTGCCTTGCTGATGAGCTCATCAATGCCGCCAAGGGCTCATCCAACAG CTATGCCATCAAGAAGAAGGATGAGATTGAGCGTGTTGCCAAGGCGAACCGTTGA
- the LOC127771335 gene encoding rab GTPase-activating protein 22-like translates to MSSAAGQDNGDTAGDYIKWMCGAGGRAGGAMANLQRGVGSLVRDIGDPCLNPSPVKGSKMLKPEKWHTCFDNDGKVIGFRKALKFIVLGGVDPTIRAEVWEFLLGCYALSSTSEYRRKLRAVRRFDTFLFSDRWLDDNGYNREVIDSLRISDAPEADFVDGTKSNSVVASKDRVSEWLWTLHRIVVDVVRTDSHLDFYGESRNMARMSDILAVYAWVDPSTGYCQGMSDLLSPFVVLYEDDADAFWCFEMLLRRMRENFQMEGPTGVMKQLQALWKIMEITDVELFEHLSTIGAESLHFAFRMLLVLFRRELSFEESLSMWELV, encoded by the exons ATGTCGTCGGCCGCGGGCCAAGACAACGGAGATACCGCTGGGGACTACATCAAGTGGATgtgcggcgccggtggccgtgCGGGCGGCGCCATGGCCAACCTCCAGCGCGGCGTTGGCTCCCTCGTCCGTGACATTGGCGACCCCTGCCTCAACCCATCCCCCGTTAAG GGGAGCAAAATGCTCAAACCGGAAAAATGGCACACATGTTTTGATAATGATGGAAAGGTCATAGGTTTCCGTAAAGCCCTAAAATTCATTGTCTTAGGG GGTGTGGATCCCACTATTCGAGCTGAAGTTTGGGAATTTCTTCTTGGCTGCTATGCCTTGAGTAGTACCTCAGAGTATAGGAGGAAACTAAGAGCTGTTAGAAGGTTTGACACTTTCCTGTTTTCA GATAGATGGTTAGATGATAATGGCTATAACAGGGAAGTTATAGATTCCTTGAGGATATCTGATGCACCAGAAGCAGATTTTGTTGATGGAACCAAATCCAACAGTGTGGTTGCCAGCAAAGATCGAGTCTCTGAATGGCTTTGGACACTGCACCGAATTG TGGTTGATGTGGTTAGAACGGATAGTCATCTTGATTTCTATGGAGAATCAAGAAATATGGCTAGGATGTCAGATATACTTGCAGTTTATGCATGGGTTGATCCTTCCACCGGGTATTGCCAAG GTATGAGTGATCTACTTTCACCTTTTGTTGTTCTCTATGAGGATGATGCAGATGCCTTTTGGTGCTTTGAGATGCTACTGAGAAGGATG CGTGAAAATTTCCAGATGGAGGGACCAACAGGAGTTATGAAGCAGTTGCAAGCATTGTGGAAGATCATGGAAATAACCGATGTAGAATTATTTGAACATTTGTCAACAATTGGTGCTGAAAGCCTTCATTTTGCTTTCCGGATGCTGCTAGTGCTTTTTCGTCGAGAGCTGTCCTTTGAGGAGTCACTTAGCATGTGGGAG CTGGTGTAG
- the LOC127782107 gene encoding uncharacterized protein LOC127782107: MCANQFAMVEELASLIKDNLYSKHLVLSTEETLVGILQNQYHNSDDDEDEDDIVAAYRGTNRNILELQPASSYQRLLLHRLADIYGFVHESVGEGEDRHLVLQRCPETAIPPVLVSDVLWEYDNKDTSTSVVVKRKDTDLEEAWKEDAQENISAEISHLKNDADLKALQKSVAPPAPSLKEREAAYRAARERIFSAHDAKGNGTAVAKPRHVPAVAQRMIAHALGKKVESPTETAAVKNGKGKEPAESSRNKLNPRTAGGKEDSRYVENGRMRLHTGNPCKQSWRTSNSRAASSVSPDELKREQVGAAKRMFVHALRLPGVEGSDGPVRKGK, translated from the exons ATGTGCGCCAACCAATTCGCTATG GTTGAGGAGCTGGCTTCACTCATCAAGGACAACCTCTACAGCAAGCACCTCGTCCTCTCTACTGAGGAAACCCTCGTCGGGATCCTACAGAACCAGTACCACAACTCTGACGATGACGAGGATGAGGACGATATAGTGGCAGCATACCGCGGGACAAATAGGAATATCCTAGAGCTCCAACCTGCCAGCTCCTATCAACGTCTTCTTTTGCATCGCCTTGCCGACATCTACGG GTTTGTTCATGAATCTGTTGGTGAAGGTGAAGATCGACACTTAGTTCTCCAGCGCTGCCCTGAAACTGCCAT CCCACCTGTCCTCGTAAGCGACGTATTATGGGAGTATGACAACAAAGATACATCGACATCTGTTGTAGTGAAGAGGAAAGATACAG ATCTTGAAGAAGCCTGGAAGGAAGATGCCCAAGAAAATATTTCTGCTGAAATCTCGCATTTGAAAAATGATGCAG ATTTGAAGGCTTTGCAAAAGTCAGTTGCACCCCCAGCACCGTCACTCAAGGAGAGGGAAGCTGCTTATCGAGCTGCTCGCGAGCGTATCTTCTCAGCGCACGATGCCAAGGGAAATGGGACAGCAGTGGCAAAACCTAGGCATGTTCCTGCTGTTGCTCAACGGATGATCGCGCATGCACTTGGCAAAAAAGTTGAGAGCCCGACAGAGACAGCAGCCGTGAAGAATGGCAAAGGAAAGGAGCCAGCGGAAAGTAGTAGGAACAAGTTAAACCCACGCACAGCAGGTGGCAAGGAAGATAGCAGGTATGTTGAGAATGGCAGAATGAGGTTGCACACCGGGAATCCATGTAAGCAGAGCTGGCGTACAAGTAACAGTAGAGCTGCTAGTAGTGTTAGTCCTGATGAACTGAAGAGGGAGCAGGTTGGAGCGGCAAAGAGGATGTTTGTGCATGCCCTGCGGCTGCCTGGTGTTGAAGGAAGTGATGGTCCGGTGCGGAAAGGCAAGTAA